From Verrucomicrobiales bacterium, one genomic window encodes:
- a CDS encoding LLM class flavin-dependent oxidoreductase — MNQGPQSEEIMGRNLKCFLVGDGALTIRCAEILMASGFELLGIIALSSEVVEWARAARTPVYSPEEDYLPVLLKQPFDFLFSIINLRVMPKEAVAAAARGSINFHDSLLPRYGGLHPASWALMNRESSHGVTWHFINDKVDGGPVLVQRSVDISEHETAHSLMTKCFEAGVQSFQELIGKLIAGNWTATEQDHSQRSYNPMWKRPDRAAILSWDQAPQSLEAFVRAMDFGSAANAFGRAKIQIGSEFYICSALELADPGRSSPQEPGTVLGCDADGIHVAARGGAVVIRQLLHLCGRPACLEEIARVHQLKQGVKLPEPEPVLASRITALNARLCKSESFWVSRMQKLHPVSFPYFEPAGREGSAAAETGVLDLDLPSQVAEFAGRAGISGSELILSAFGLYLSRVGSEQVFDLALQLPELKRDVSSLENLFWDAVPFRFASEGDPDFLSLVRANQRELELVRSKGTALRDLLTRHASLSGVREQGLEKALPIQVEVVDSLDQSSGALPGPKLRLQVLADGRRCRWSYSRLALSDASVRRISSQFGTLLESIIARPDQPVSRLSLVSQADQGQILSEWNNTGAAYESNLCVHQAIEAQAARTPDAVAVVFREKSLTYRELNARANQLARYLRELGVGPDAMVGLCVSRSVEMLVGLLGIQKAGGAYLPIDPAYPQERIAHMLEDSQASVIVSQERLAAELPRHRAKVIKLDTDWPTISQQAEGDFLSGAKPHHLAYVIYTSGSTGKPKGVMIEHRNVLNFFAGMDRVLGQEGQSPGVWLAVTSVSFDIHVLELSWTLARGFKVVVHEEQAFQQNRPAPKRSTSRRKLDFTLFYFSSDAAENTGKNRYWLMLEGSKYADAHGFTAIWTPERHFHAFGGLYPNPSVTSAAIAAVTKNVQIRAGSVVLPLHNPIRMAEEWSMVDNLSNGRVGLSFASGWHANDFAFAPENYADRKNLMFRGIETVSKLWRGEAVQVRNGDGQEISVKIFPAPVRSRPPMWITAAGNIETFRMAGEMGFNLLTNLLGQKIEELADKIAAYREAWRAHGHPGQGLVSVMLHTHIGDDLEAVRVKVKQPLCNYLKSAFDLTKIAPWAFPAFRQPSKKAVGGDMKLDLDNFTPEDMDALLDHAFDRYFETAGLFGTPESALAIVDRLKAMGADELACLIDFGVPSADALSALTHLNRLRELSNPSLAEIEEGLEGDYSIPALISRHGVTHFQCTPSLASILAINPGSLEALRPIKKLLLGGEALPPTLAEQLLRVMEGELINMYGPTETTVWSTSVRVTRSDAITIGRPLVNTQVFIVDRNLQLVPVGVPGELLIGGAGVVRGYLNRPELTDQRFVPNPFAAVAGERLYRTGDLARYREDGQVEYLGRLDHQVKIRGHRIELGEIETVLNHHPLVRECVVIAREDTPGDQRLVAYTVPEAAGSGGGAATVAGAEHWQHLWTETYHRTGDNEALPLDPTFDLVGWDSSYTGAPIPPTEMREWVDRGVERILSLKPKRVLEIGCGSGLLLFRIAPQCERYVGVDFAATAIENIRRALQVRPLAQVELHQGKADQLPEFGAGSFDTVVINSVVQYFPGVEYLCRVLEQVATLVAPGGRIFLGDLRSLPLLTAFLTDIELYQAPDHLSTAELKQRIAKRRERESEMLIHADLFRALSRRIPQITRVVQQLKRGESLNEVTRFRYDVVLEIGSAPASGGAEANVIRAEQLALAGVRDLLAAEPPVLTLRGLPNPRLSREVKAVELLEKGSAPATVGELRALLDSQPVSGIDPEQLWKLADDYEVELSWNAEGRLDAYDAAFRHRKKASPGRAALDPGPERPWTDYVNRVGASATPAKSLPSELASYLRGKLPAYMVPSAFVVLERLPLTPNGKINRAALPEPEHSRPESATAYLAPSSDSEKIISKVWQDLLKLEQVGASDNFFDLGANSLMMVQANHLLRQALGKNVPLVDMFRFPTVSALAAHIDEAGQGEAQKLQQSQDRGEARKDALSRRRQQRQASRTV, encoded by the coding sequence GTGAATCAAGGACCGCAATCAGAAGAGATCATGGGCAGGAACCTGAAGTGCTTTTTGGTAGGAGACGGGGCGCTGACCATCCGGTGCGCCGAGATCCTCATGGCTTCCGGCTTCGAGTTGTTGGGGATCATTGCCCTGAGTTCCGAGGTAGTGGAGTGGGCGCGCGCGGCCCGGACCCCGGTCTACAGCCCGGAGGAGGATTACCTCCCCGTTCTGCTGAAGCAGCCTTTTGACTTTCTGTTTAGTATCATCAACCTGCGGGTGATGCCGAAGGAGGCGGTTGCCGCCGCCGCTCGGGGATCGATCAATTTTCATGACAGCCTCTTGCCCCGCTACGGCGGGCTGCATCCGGCGTCCTGGGCGTTGATGAACCGCGAGTCGTCGCACGGGGTAACCTGGCACTTCATCAACGACAAAGTCGACGGCGGGCCGGTCCTGGTGCAACGCTCGGTCGATATTTCGGAGCATGAGACGGCGCACTCGCTGATGACCAAATGCTTCGAGGCCGGGGTGCAGTCTTTTCAGGAGCTGATTGGTAAGCTGATCGCGGGAAACTGGACTGCGACGGAGCAGGATCACAGTCAGCGCAGCTACAACCCGATGTGGAAGCGCCCCGATCGGGCGGCCATCTTGTCCTGGGATCAAGCTCCGCAGTCCCTTGAGGCCTTCGTTCGAGCGATGGATTTTGGCTCGGCAGCCAATGCGTTTGGACGGGCGAAGATCCAAATCGGATCCGAGTTTTACATCTGCTCCGCCCTTGAGTTGGCCGACCCTGGTCGGTCGTCTCCCCAAGAGCCGGGGACCGTGCTGGGCTGCGACGCCGACGGCATCCACGTCGCCGCCCGCGGCGGGGCCGTGGTGATCCGGCAGTTGCTCCACCTGTGTGGGCGTCCGGCTTGTCTCGAGGAGATTGCCCGGGTGCATCAGCTCAAGCAGGGGGTCAAGCTTCCGGAACCGGAGCCCGTCCTGGCGTCCCGAATCACCGCACTCAATGCGCGGCTGTGCAAATCGGAATCATTTTGGGTGAGCCGGATGCAGAAGCTCCACCCGGTGTCCTTTCCCTACTTCGAGCCGGCGGGCCGTGAAGGGTCGGCGGCGGCGGAAACGGGTGTTCTCGATCTTGACCTTCCTTCCCAGGTTGCGGAATTCGCCGGCCGGGCCGGGATTTCGGGCTCCGAGCTGATCCTGAGCGCGTTCGGACTCTACTTGTCCCGGGTGGGCAGCGAACAGGTCTTCGATCTCGCGCTTCAGCTACCTGAACTCAAGCGGGACGTGAGCTCGCTGGAGAACCTGTTCTGGGACGCGGTGCCATTCCGCTTCGCGTCCGAGGGCGATCCTGATTTCCTTTCCTTGGTTCGAGCCAATCAGCGGGAGTTGGAATTGGTCCGCAGCAAGGGCACTGCGCTGCGCGATCTGCTGACCCGGCACGCCAGCTTGTCCGGGGTGCGGGAGCAGGGGCTGGAAAAGGCCCTGCCCATTCAGGTCGAGGTGGTGGATTCGCTCGATCAGAGCTCTGGCGCGCTTCCCGGACCCAAGCTGCGCCTGCAAGTTCTGGCCGATGGGCGTCGTTGCCGATGGAGCTATTCTCGGCTGGCTCTTTCCGACGCCAGCGTTCGCCGGATCTCCTCGCAGTTTGGCACCTTGCTGGAAAGCATCATCGCGCGTCCAGATCAGCCTGTTTCCCGGCTTTCATTGGTGAGCCAGGCCGATCAGGGTCAGATCCTTTCGGAGTGGAACAACACGGGCGCGGCCTATGAATCCAACCTGTGTGTCCATCAGGCCATCGAGGCCCAGGCTGCCCGCACGCCGGATGCCGTGGCGGTGGTGTTTCGCGAAAAGAGTTTGACCTATCGCGAGCTGAACGCGCGAGCGAACCAGCTCGCCCGATACCTGCGCGAGCTGGGGGTTGGGCCCGATGCCATGGTCGGTCTGTGTGTGTCGCGCTCGGTGGAGATGTTGGTGGGGCTGCTGGGAATTCAAAAGGCGGGAGGCGCGTACCTTCCCATTGATCCGGCCTACCCCCAGGAGCGAATCGCCCACATGCTCGAGGATTCGCAGGCGTCGGTGATCGTTTCCCAGGAGCGATTGGCTGCCGAGTTGCCTCGCCACCGCGCCAAGGTGATCAAGCTCGATACCGATTGGCCGACGATCTCGCAGCAGGCCGAGGGAGATTTCCTGAGCGGAGCCAAGCCGCATCATTTGGCGTATGTGATTTACACCTCCGGCTCCACGGGCAAGCCGAAGGGTGTCATGATCGAGCATCGCAACGTGCTCAACTTCTTCGCTGGAATGGACCGGGTGCTCGGTCAGGAGGGGCAGAGCCCGGGAGTGTGGCTGGCCGTGACCAGCGTCTCCTTCGATATCCATGTGCTCGAGCTGTCGTGGACGTTGGCTCGCGGCTTCAAGGTGGTGGTTCACGAAGAGCAGGCGTTCCAGCAGAATCGCCCGGCTCCGAAGCGGTCGACGTCCAGGCGGAAGCTGGATTTCACCTTGTTCTATTTCTCCAGCGACGCTGCGGAGAACACCGGCAAGAACCGGTACTGGCTGATGTTGGAAGGGTCCAAGTATGCGGATGCCCATGGCTTCACCGCCATCTGGACTCCCGAGCGACACTTTCACGCCTTCGGCGGGCTCTATCCCAATCCCTCGGTCACCAGCGCCGCCATTGCCGCCGTGACCAAGAACGTCCAGATCCGGGCGGGCAGCGTGGTGCTTCCGTTGCACAATCCCATTCGCATGGCCGAAGAATGGTCGATGGTTGACAATCTATCGAATGGCCGGGTGGGACTGTCCTTTGCCTCCGGCTGGCATGCCAACGACTTCGCTTTCGCTCCGGAGAACTACGCCGATCGCAAGAACCTGATGTTCCGTGGCATCGAGACTGTCTCGAAGCTGTGGCGGGGCGAGGCTGTGCAAGTCCGTAACGGGGATGGGCAGGAGATCTCGGTGAAGATCTTCCCTGCGCCCGTGCGCAGCCGGCCGCCGATGTGGATCACCGCGGCCGGCAATATCGAGACTTTCCGGATGGCCGGTGAGATGGGCTTCAACCTGCTCACGAACCTACTGGGGCAAAAGATCGAGGAGTTGGCGGACAAGATCGCCGCCTATCGCGAGGCCTGGCGCGCTCACGGACACCCGGGCCAGGGTTTGGTCTCGGTGATGCTGCACACGCACATTGGGGACGACCTCGAGGCGGTGCGGGTCAAGGTCAAGCAGCCCCTTTGCAATTACCTCAAGAGCGCCTTTGACCTGACCAAGATCGCGCCCTGGGCTTTTCCCGCTTTCCGTCAGCCTTCGAAGAAAGCTGTCGGCGGCGACATGAAGCTGGATCTCGACAACTTCACCCCCGAGGACATGGACGCCCTGCTCGACCATGCCTTCGATCGCTATTTTGAGACTGCAGGTCTGTTCGGAACCCCGGAGAGTGCGCTCGCGATTGTGGATCGGTTGAAGGCGATGGGGGCGGACGAACTGGCCTGCCTGATTGACTTCGGTGTGCCTTCGGCCGATGCGCTTTCGGCCCTGACTCATCTCAACCGGCTGCGGGAGCTGAGCAACCCCAGCCTCGCGGAGATCGAAGAAGGGCTGGAAGGAGACTACAGCATCCCGGCGCTGATCAGCCGGCATGGCGTCACCCATTTCCAGTGCACGCCCTCCTTGGCATCGATCCTGGCGATCAACCCTGGCTCGCTGGAAGCCCTCCGCCCCATCAAGAAACTGCTGCTGGGCGGAGAGGCCCTTCCTCCCACCTTGGCGGAACAGCTGTTGCGGGTCATGGAAGGGGAGCTGATCAACATGTACGGCCCGACCGAGACCACCGTATGGTCGACTTCGGTTCGCGTGACGCGGTCCGACGCCATCACGATCGGACGGCCGCTGGTCAACACGCAGGTTTTCATCGTGGATCGAAACCTCCAGCTCGTGCCGGTGGGTGTCCCGGGGGAGCTGCTGATCGGTGGAGCCGGGGTCGTTCGCGGTTATCTGAACCGCCCGGAGCTGACGGACCAGAGATTTGTTCCCAATCCATTCGCCGCGGTTGCCGGAGAGAGGCTGTATCGGACCGGCGATCTGGCCCGCTATCGCGAGGATGGCCAGGTCGAGTACCTCGGCCGCTTGGATCATCAAGTCAAAATCCGAGGCCATCGGATCGAGTTGGGCGAGATCGAGACGGTGCTGAATCATCATCCCCTGGTGCGGGAGTGCGTGGTGATCGCCCGCGAGGACACGCCCGGGGATCAGCGATTGGTTGCCTACACCGTTCCTGAGGCAGCCGGGTCCGGCGGCGGCGCCGCCACTGTCGCCGGCGCAGAACACTGGCAGCATCTTTGGACAGAGACCTATCATCGGACCGGGGACAATGAGGCCCTGCCCCTCGATCCTACCTTCGACCTGGTGGGATGGGACAGCAGCTACACAGGCGCCCCCATTCCGCCGACCGAAATGCGCGAGTGGGTGGACCGGGGAGTCGAACGGATTCTGTCCCTGAAGCCGAAACGTGTTCTGGAGATTGGCTGCGGAAGCGGCCTGCTCCTCTTCCGGATTGCCCCCCAGTGCGAACGTTACGTGGGCGTGGATTTCGCGGCGACCGCGATCGAGAACATCCGGCGCGCATTGCAAGTTCGCCCGTTGGCTCAGGTGGAGCTGCATCAGGGCAAGGCGGATCAGCTGCCGGAGTTCGGCGCCGGGTCGTTCGACACCGTCGTCATCAACTCGGTGGTGCAGTATTTTCCTGGCGTGGAGTATCTCTGCCGGGTGCTCGAGCAGGTGGCAACGCTGGTGGCTCCCGGGGGACGCATTTTCCTCGGGGATCTGCGCAGCCTTCCTTTGCTGACTGCCTTCCTCACCGACATCGAGCTGTATCAGGCGCCCGATCATCTAAGCACGGCGGAGCTCAAGCAGCGCATTGCCAAACGCCGTGAGCGCGAGAGCGAGATGTTGATCCATGCGGATTTGTTCCGCGCCTTGAGCCGTCGAATTCCTCAGATCACCCGGGTGGTGCAGCAGCTCAAGCGAGGGGAGTCCCTCAACGAAGTCACGCGCTTCCGTTATGATGTGGTGCTCGAGATCGGATCAGCCCCCGCCTCGGGCGGCGCGGAAGCCAATGTCATCCGAGCTGAGCAGCTGGCTCTGGCCGGCGTTCGCGACCTGCTGGCGGCTGAGCCTCCGGTTCTGACCCTTCGGGGGCTGCCCAATCCGCGACTGAGTCGGGAAGTGAAAGCGGTCGAGTTACTGGAAAAGGGATCGGCACCGGCCACGGTGGGCGAGCTGAGGGCTCTGCTGGATTCCCAGCCCGTGAGCGGAATCGACCCCGAGCAGCTGTGGAAGCTTGCCGACGACTACGAGGTGGAGTTGAGCTGGAACGCCGAGGGGCGGCTCGATGCTTACGACGCGGCCTTTCGGCATCGGAAGAAGGCTTCGCCCGGTCGCGCCGCGTTGGATCCGGGGCCGGAAAGGCCGTGGACCGACTATGTCAACCGGGTGGGCGCGAGCGCCACGCCGGCCAAGAGCCTGCCTTCCGAGCTGGCCAGCTATCTGCGCGGCAAGCTGCCCGCCTACATGGTGCCCAGCGCCTTTGTCGTGCTCGAGCGACTGCCCCTGACCCCGAACGGCAAGATCAACCGGGCGGCGTTGCCCGAGCCGGAACATTCCCGACCCGAGTCGGCCACCGCCTATCTGGCCCCGTCCAGCGACTCGGAGAAAATCATCTCGAAGGTTTGGCAAGATCTGCTTAAGCTCGAGCAGGTAGGAGCCTCGGACAACTTTTTTGACCTGGGAGCCAACTCCCTGATGATGGTTCAGGCAAATCATTTACTTCGGCAAGCGTTAGGCAAGAACGTGCCTTTGGTGGACATGTTCCGATTCCCGACCGTCAGCGCCTTGGCGGCGCATATCGACGAGGCCGGGCAGGGCGAGGCTCAGAAACTCCAGCAGAGCCAGGATCGAGGGGAAGCGCGTAAGGACGCCCTGTCTCGTCGCCGCCAGCAACGCCAGGCGAGTCGAACCGTTTAG
- a CDS encoding polysaccharide biosynthesis protein — translation MSSMFTGEKGRLFRTLGLSTAYAIGLSVSLMMAYLVRFDFRVPPEQLHHFPLVLAWVVGLKLVLLFLFRQQRVLPSSFSVPDIFRLAYALGTAAAVIGLGTWKLKEPFALPAGMILVDFLFSLAALVLIRMTLRLRRQRLRAYYSKSPTATRRVGIIGAGEAGAMLAAELRNKRGLGLEPVAFFDDDKSKWGRTVCGLPIVGKPELLLNDESLGLRLDEIIISVPSASATRKREILDVMRQAKYPCRTVPSLSELALGKVHVSQLRSVEIQDLLGRPPIKLETENIQALLAGQVVMVTGAGGSIGSELCRQIAEFGPRLLLLVERSEVQMFAIEQELARAGHGKKIVPLVADLMDLNRMGMILEQYKPKVIFHAAAHKHVPLMESQPTEAVRNNSLGTAQFAELAVAHKVERFVLISTDKAINPTSVMGASKRLAEMFLQSLHAANPGGTRMMAVRFGNVLGSSGSVIPIFKEQIARGGPVTVTDPEMTRYFMTIPEAVGLVLQSAAQGQGGEVFLLDMGKPVKIVDLARQIIILSGLEPDKDIKIEFVGLRPGEKLFEELSHEQESLIPTTHPKIMRFCAQPAPLEEMRRILNEFAGLLYEIDGDHCKMLLKRAVPEYTPHFEKGARVTVLNGSANGAVSPETISIAAGRG, via the coding sequence ATGTCTTCTATGTTTACAGGTGAGAAAGGCCGCCTGTTTCGCACGCTGGGACTGTCAACGGCCTACGCCATCGGACTCTCGGTCAGTCTGATGATGGCCTATCTCGTGCGGTTTGACTTCCGCGTTCCGCCGGAGCAGTTGCATCATTTTCCTCTCGTTCTCGCCTGGGTTGTGGGCCTGAAGCTCGTGTTGCTTTTCCTTTTTCGGCAGCAACGGGTGCTGCCCAGCAGCTTCAGCGTCCCGGATATTTTTCGTTTGGCGTATGCCCTGGGCACGGCAGCAGCCGTGATTGGCCTGGGAACTTGGAAGCTCAAGGAGCCCTTCGCCCTGCCTGCGGGCATGATCCTGGTGGACTTCCTGTTCTCCTTGGCGGCCCTGGTCTTGATTCGCATGACCCTGCGGTTGCGCCGTCAGCGCCTCCGCGCCTACTACTCCAAGTCCCCCACCGCAACTCGCCGCGTGGGCATCATTGGGGCTGGTGAGGCCGGCGCCATGCTGGCTGCTGAACTGCGCAACAAGCGCGGTCTCGGGTTGGAGCCGGTCGCGTTTTTTGATGACGACAAGTCGAAGTGGGGTCGGACGGTCTGTGGCCTGCCAATTGTCGGCAAGCCCGAATTGCTCCTGAACGACGAGTCCCTGGGGCTTCGGTTGGACGAGATCATCATCAGCGTTCCCTCCGCCTCCGCTACGCGGAAGCGCGAGATCCTGGACGTCATGCGCCAGGCGAAATACCCGTGCCGGACTGTCCCTTCGCTGTCGGAGCTGGCCTTGGGCAAGGTGCACGTCAGCCAGTTGCGCTCGGTGGAGATCCAAGACCTGCTGGGACGCCCTCCCATCAAGCTGGAAACCGAGAACATTCAGGCTCTGCTGGCCGGTCAGGTCGTGATGGTCACGGGTGCCGGCGGTAGCATCGGCAGCGAGCTGTGCCGCCAGATTGCTGAGTTTGGACCGCGTCTGCTGCTCCTGGTGGAGCGCTCCGAGGTGCAAATGTTCGCCATCGAGCAGGAGCTGGCTCGCGCTGGTCATGGCAAGAAGATCGTCCCCCTCGTCGCGGACCTGATGGACCTGAACCGGATGGGCATGATCCTGGAGCAATACAAGCCGAAGGTGATCTTCCATGCGGCCGCTCACAAGCATGTGCCTCTGATGGAGAGCCAGCCGACGGAAGCAGTTCGTAACAACAGCCTGGGCACTGCCCAATTCGCCGAACTGGCGGTGGCTCATAAGGTCGAGCGGTTTGTCCTGATCTCCACCGACAAGGCCATCAACCCCACCAGCGTGATGGGCGCCAGCAAGCGGCTCGCTGAGATGTTCCTGCAGTCGTTGCATGCGGCCAATCCTGGTGGCACCCGCATGATGGCGGTCCGATTCGGCAACGTCCTGGGTTCTTCTGGCAGCGTGATCCCCATCTTTAAGGAGCAGATCGCTCGCGGCGGTCCCGTGACGGTTACCGATCCGGAGATGACTCGCTACTTCATGACCATTCCCGAGGCGGTCGGTCTCGTGCTGCAGAGCGCCGCACAAGGGCAGGGCGGGGAAGTCTTCCTGCTCGACATGGGCAAGCCGGTGAAGATCGTGGACCTGGCGCGGCAGATTATCATCCTGTCTGGTCTCGAACCCGACAAGGACATCAAGATCGAGTTCGTGGGTCTCCGCCCGGGCGAGAAGCTCTTCGAGGAGCTGAGCCACGAGCAAGAAAGCCTGATCCCGACGACTCATCCGAAGATCATGCGATTCTGCGCCCAACCCGCTCCGCTCGAGGAAATGCGTCGAATTCTGAACGAGTTCGCCGGCCTCCTCTACGAGATCGATGGCGATCACTGCAAGATGCTCCTGAAACGCGCCGTGCCTGAGTATACTCCGCACTTCGAAAAGGGTGCCCGCGTCACGGTGTTGAACGGATCCGCCAACGGAGCTGTTTCGCCTGAGACCATCAGCATCGCCGCTGGTCGCGGTTGA